A single Oncorhynchus tshawytscha isolate Ot180627B linkage group LG01, Otsh_v2.0, whole genome shotgun sequence DNA region contains:
- the sh2b1 gene encoding LOW QUALITY PROTEIN: SH2B adapter protein 1 (The sequence of the model RefSeq protein was modified relative to this genomic sequence to represent the inferred CDS: inserted 1 base in 1 codon), which yields MNGSLLTPPSLRAANSSTLPPSPXPSPSPPSPSLLPLFPRPPPLAQPHPSSLSDTPTPSPCLSWTEFCELHARMAAGDFARHFRAFLLENPHYSPDSAATFCRRFTDRFVRHFQSELEGVAGAPGTAPGMEAGSWAPQLDATSLEEEAVSPPLITEGSCYHACAPANPVRALPKPASTRLVLETRSGDQFQDSYAVTTVLPPSSSSSCSSSVGGGNNGGREERGAPVTVKHFPGVCPGNGETTAEEEEDSWAGVTVMEEEVELDEGEADLEVCLDNEDPSHMPQTPASPCSDTPPPRSKGNATPASTGSQSKTKLKKRFSLRSVGRSVRGSVRGILHWRSSSSDSPQSSSQLPSSYSYTMGVQDAATGSSSKRNSGTQPPTPTSSMPVSLSLPLSLPHSSSSSLPPSSSSSATSLSLSEARDRRRSNGEGGEKEKWSHRLEKLRLSRSPPPVLSSAPTSAVVSPSSGLPPSSSSSATLRKMGRLVREGGVSVSSSMPDEFAGSHGGFPGFSFGLLHHGTQEHNNAGTGLNNTSSTANAAQTAAVQPLVPGGTVGWRGGRWHKCRLVLRERDKEGERGEEYYLEFFIPPKSSKPRLTIPCCSIVDVRSTTALEVPDKENTFLLQLEGQVQYVIETRDAVQMRAWLSDIRNGICISEQEDIEAVCGGPMDISGTPEFSDRLSQVCYGGVGGSSPLMDPRPPELPPRAPLDESDGRGGGAGLGTPFAETPDATGSFLFSDVVEAVEHPLSECQWFHGTLSRLKAAQLVLAGGMASHGVFLVRQSETRRGEYVLTFNFQGKAKHLRLSLNEDGQCRVQHLWFQSIFDMLEHFRVHPIPLESGGASDVTLISFVGATAVRQPGRDRASSRPTVCDVIPTRHLDSPSTPISDCVLDQQTP from the exons ATGAACGGATCTCTTTTAACCCCGCCTAGCCTGCGGGCAGCCAACTCCTCTACCCTGCCCCCGTCAC TCCCCTCCCcgtcccctccatccccctccctgttGCCACTGTTCCCTCGGCCACCTCCCTTGGCCcagcctcacccctcctctctctcggacACACCCACGCCCTCCCCCTGCCTGAGCTGGACGGAGTTCTGTGAGCTGCATGCCCGCATGGCGGCCGGGGACTTTGCCCGCCACTTCCGGGCGTTCCTTCTGGAGAACCCGCACTACTCCCCCGACTCTGCTGCCACCTTCTGTCGCCGCTTCACTGACCGCTTTGTCCGACATTTCCAGAGCGAACTGGAGGGGGTGGCCGGGGCGCCGGGTACAGCCCccgggatggaggcagggagctGGGCTCCCCAATTAGACGCCACCTCCCTGGAAGAGGAGgcggtctctccccctctcatcacCGAGGGATCCTGCTACCACGCCTGTGCCCCAGCCAACCCGGTGCGAGCTCTGCCCAAGCCTGCCTCCACACGCCTGGTGTTGGAAACCCGAAGTGGGGACCAATTTCAAGATTCCTATGCTGTCACAACGGTCCTCcccccatcttcctcctcctcctgctcctcctcagtGGGAGGAGGAAACAATGGCGGGCGGGAAGAGAGGGGTGCCCCAGTTACTGTTAAACACTTCCCTGGCGTCTGCCCGGGCAATGGAGAAACAAcggctgaggaagaggaggatagcTGGGCGGGCGTAACggtcatggaggaggaggtggagctaGATGAGGGCGAGGCGGATCTAGAAGTTTGCTTGGACAATGAAGACCCCTCCCACATGCCCCAAACGCCTGCCTCCCCTTGCTCCGACACACCCCCTCCCCGCTCCAAGGGTAACGCCACACCGGCCTCGACAGGAAGCCAGTCCAAAACCAAACTGAAGAAGCGCTTCTCTCTGCGGAGTGTTGGGCGCAGCGTGCGGGGTAGTGTCCGGGGCATCCTGCACTGGCGCAGCTCATCCAGCGACTCCCCACAGAGCTCCTCCCAGTTGCCCTCCAGCTACAGCTACACAATGGGGGTCCAAGACGCTGCCACCGGCTCTTCCTCCAAGAGGAACTCTGGCACTCAGCCCCCTACTCCCACCTCCTccatgcctgtctctctctccctgcccctctccctcccccactcctcctcctcctccctgcccccGTCTTCCTCCAGCAGTGCCACCTCCCTCTCGTTGTCGGAAGCACGGGACCGCCGGCGAAGCAATggcgaggggggagagaaggagaagtggAGCCACCGGCTGGAGAAGTTGCGTCTGTCTCGCTCCCCACCCCCCGTTCTCTCCTCAGCGCCCACTTCGGCCGTGGTGTCGCCTTCCTCCGGCCTGccccccagcagcagcagcagcgccaCCCTGAGGAAGATGGGCCGgctggtgagggagggaggagtcagCGTCAGCTCCTCCATGCCAGATGAGTTTGCCGGGAGCCATGGTGGTTTCCCTGGCTTTTCCTTTGGCCTGCTGCACCACGGCACACAAGAACACAACAACGCTGGCACCGGCTTAAACAACACCTCGTCCACCGCTAATGCTGCTCAAACAGCCGCAGTGCAGCCTCTCGTCCCTGGGGGCACTGTGGGCTGGAGGGGCGGTCGTTGGCACAAGTGCCGACTGGTCCTgagggagagggacaaggagGGGGAGCGGGGCGAGGAGTACTATCTGGAGTTCTTCATCCCGCCTAAA TCCTCCAAGCCCAGGCTGACTATCCCATGCTGCTCTATTGTGGATGTGAGGAGCACCACAGCCCTGGAGGTGCCTGACAAGGAGAACACCTTCCTCCTGCAG TTGGAGGGACAGGTGCAGTATGTGATTGAGACGCGAGATGCTGTGCAGATGAGAGCCTGGTTGAGTGACATCAGGAACGGTATTTGTATCAG TGAACAGGAGGACATAGAAGCTGTGTGTGGGGGACCCATGGACATTAGTGGAACGCCAGAATTCAGTGACCGCCTCTCTCAAG TGTGTTATGGAGGTGTGGGCGGCTCTTCCCCGCTGATGGACCCACGCCCCCCAGAGTTACCGCCCCGCGCCCCTCTGGACGAATCAGACGGACGTGGGGGCGGAGCCGGCCTGGGCACACCATTTGCGGAGACGCCAGATGCCACAG GCTCCTTCCTGTTCTCAGACGTGGTGGAGGCGGTGGAGCACCCTCTGAGCGAGTGCCAGTGGTTCCACGGGACGTTGTCGCGCCTCAAGGCGGCCCAGCTGGTGCTGGCGGGGGGTATGGCCAGCCACGGCGTCTTCCTTGTGCGCCAGAGCGAGACGCGCCGCGGGGAGTACGTCCTCACCTTCAACTTCCAGGGCAAGGCCAAG CACCTGCGTCTGTCTCTGAACGAGGACGGCCAGTGCCGGGTACAGCACCTGTGGTTCCAGTCCATATTCGACATGCTGGAGCACTTCCGGGTTCACCCAATCCCCCTGGAGTCTGGGGGTGCCTCGGATGTCACCCTCATCAGCTTTGTGGGAGCCACCGCCGTCCGGCAGCCAG